In Ignavibacteriales bacterium, the genomic window AACATCCGAATAATTGACAGAAAGATTTGTATCAATCCAATTGAAGCGATGAATGATCCATGCCTTTAGGTAAAGAACTTCTTCCTCGTACGATTGTCCCACAAAATATTCAGGCCATTGATATACGCCGATAATAGCCCATTGAACAAAATTTCTGGTTCTCGCCTGGTTAATATAAAGAACGGTTTTATCTATGTAATCCATCATCGCAGTCAAATTAAATACAGTCTGTTTTAATTCATTCCATCTTTTAGCCAATTTATTTCTGATTATCGGGTCGTCAAAAATTTTTTTAGTCCAAAAAGGCCAACTCCAGATTCCTTCATAAGGATTCGTTTCAGCTTCCCATCCGGATGATAACCACGCATCACCATAATCGGCAAGTCCGAACGAAAGATCGTAATCCCAAATAGGTCCAAAAACTAATTTGCCGCCTTCACTATCCCGGTTTTTATACAAGTAAGCGCTAAGACGGTAAGCATCAACTGATTTAACGAATTCATTAATTAAGAAATAATCTACTAATGCATCCACATCAATAAAATCATAGTAACCCAGGAAGGGATCGTTATATGTACTCTTTGAAAGTGATGTTTCAAATTGGGTAATATAATTTTTAATATAATCTTGTTGAACAGGTAAAATATCCTGTGCGTTTGGATAGACATATATATAACTAATCGGTGAAGGCTGTCCCGGTGTTCTGGGAAAGATAGAAGGAAATATCGAATTAAAATATTTATCACCAGGATCAATTCGATCTATTTTCATTATATACCCGCCTGTTAAAGCCTCTCCGTTTACATCAATAGCTTCGAGCTTTTTAATGTTTACTCGGTTCTTATCCCGCTTAACTTTTTCCTGGAGTATATATAGCCCCATATATTTATTATTAATTACAACTTCGCAAAATGCAGTGCGTGAGGAATATCTCCCAATATCGTTCCCAAGCTTATATGAAAGGGTGTTACGAAGAAATGTTTTATCGGTAAAAGATGCATTTAAAACCCAATCGCTTTCGGAAGGCATTCCGAGTAAACCTGCATTCACCGAATTACCCACCGAATCTATTAATTCGATTCCATACTGTTTCTTTGGGAACATCTGAGAACTATGACCACGAATTTCTATTCCGATTTTTCCATTATAAACGTTGTAAGCATCGGTTAGTTTATTAGTAATGCCTTTTCCATTATCAATTACTCCCATATCTGCAATAATTTTAGGTTCATCCTTTATTGAATGACCATGGGTATTGATAATAATTATAGGAAGGTTCGATGATTTAAAATCGACTTGCGATAACAATACCGAATTAAGAAGCACCAAAACAAAAAATAATCTGAACGATTTCATTTTCAAAAAAAAGAATTTCCTTTATCTAAATAAATATTCCATTTTATAATAAAAGCAAATTACGCTTCCGCAACTTAACTGCCAATATGGTAAAACACAATAAGATCGGAATAGTTATTTAAAATTTTCACATCTAAATTGTTTTTAGTAGAATAAATTGAGAATGCTGTGTCTGTTAGGTTACTATCTGGCTAATGGAAAAAATTTACGCATACAAGCTAAACGATTCAGACTCATTCTCTCTCCTCAACTCCAAAAGTACGTTTATTCGCATAGGCTTGTTAGAAATATTTCGTACTTGCATTTTATAAGAAAGTGATTTATAATATTTAGAGTTGCTTTTTGCCGTTATATAGTTTGTAATTCTTGTATAATCAAAATCAGAAAAAAATTATGAGTGATAATAATTTTTCAATTAGCTTTTCAGTGGATCAAAGTCCGGAAGAAGTTTTTAAGGCAATCAATAACGTTTGTGAGTGGTGGTCAGAAGCAATTGAAGGTGATACCGACAAGCTCAATGCAGAGTTTAGCTATCATTTCAAAGATATCCACCGCTGCAAAATGAAAATAATTGAGTTCATTCCCAACAAAAAAGTCGTTTGGTATGTGCTGGACAACTACTTTAATTTTACACAAGACAAAACCGAGTGGAAGGACACAAAAATCAGTTTCGAAATATCTAAAAAAGGCGATAAAACGGAAGCGCTCTTCACTCATATTGGCTTAGTTCCCCAATATGAATGCTACAAAATTTGCTCAGACGGATGGAGCACTTATATTAACAGCAGTTTGCGCAATCTGATTACGACAGGTAAAGGGCAGCCCAACATTGGGGAAGCCATTACCGATAGTGAGCGGCACTTAGTTAAATAAAAAACCAAACCCGAATAATTCACAACGACCTATTGAAGTAGTGGTTGAGCGAGAGGATGGTTAGGCGCTCCCAAACTAAATACAAGTTCATGAACTGACACGTGTATTAAAATATTTATACGCTAACACGACGGACCAGAATGTGAGCCACCATTGAAGAATAAGTAAGAAAATGCCTCCACCCAAAATGACTCCAATGATCATTGCGGGTGTAATTTGGAGACCGAACATTCCTTGCAGATCGGAAGTTGTAGAGAAACTGACCAGAGCAATTGTGGCTGATGCAGCACAAATAAATGCGAGAACACTTGTAGTGAAAATAGCAGAATTTCGTGCGGCTTTTTTCATACGAATGGAATCAGCGCCTTTATAAATCAGCCATCCACCGATGAAAAAACCTGCTGGCAATGCAAGTGCAACATTGAAAACCGGAACCCCCATAAAGAATCCGAACATTCCAAAAGAATAGAAAAGATAAATCATCATCCAAACAATCGGTTTCATCGAATAAGCAGTTTGAATCCACATTTTTAGAAAAAGAATATCGATAATTACTCCAACAAAAGAACCAGCAAGAGCGAATAGAATTATCCTCGATTCAGGAACAAAGGGAATACTGATCCACCACCCCGCGAGAAAACAAATAATGATTGGTACTGCACCCAATAAAAAACCAATTGTTAATATTTCAATCTTTCGCATTCTATGTCTTATTCTAAAAAAATTAAATCCAATAATGTTGGAACGCCTAACAACGTGCTATGTTAAAATATAACACTATCAAATAAAATATTTAAGGATCTTCGTTATATCTTACTTTTGAAAATTAAAATTATTTCAAAGTAAATGTCCTCATACCCAAAAAATGAATCTCATATTCTCTAATAATCGGGTTATCTCATGGTAATTTATCCTTAAGCCCGTTTTTGTAGCAACGTCAAATTTTAATAAACGATTGTCAAGCAAAAATATTTTTCTCTTTGACTTCCCCGTACTCTTGATTATTTCTATTTTTTAGATTGTTAAATGGCATACGCTGCATTTTTAATTTGTTCTTCTATTTAAGAGATAGGCTGCAATCGCTCCAGAAATTGTCATTGCAGTTACACTACAAGCATAATCAACAAATACAATTGTTTGTGAAAAAAAGTTGGATGAAGCATATAATCCAAAGTTAACGGAACCCCAAAAGAGGATTGCTATTATAAATCCATACTTTAGACCAGAAGCAAAGGTTGTTGCACCAGACCATTTAATTATTGTTGTTATTAAACCCGAAATAAGAAATTATTTCTTCATATTAAGTTTCAAATATCTACAAAAATATTTTCAGCATTATAACAACTTTATACCCAAACCCAACACAACAATGCCACTTTATTGATTAACTATTTATCTAAAACAATCATTCAATTACAATCTACACCGGACAACAAAACCGAAACGGTACTACAAAACTTTGAAACTTCTCAAATGCCAATATTAAAACGCTTTCGGTTTGATGCACTTGATAGAAGCTGTTTGATCTTTAATTTATTTTTCTTGAGTAGAACTTTCAATTCCAAACAAGTCATATGGTTTTTTACTAAAATTATCATTAAATAAAAATACTGCGACGAAAATGTATACAATGAATCCAAAAACAATAAGTATCTGAACCCTGGATGTTTTTTGAATATCTTGTTTTGATTTTACATCACAAACTTTACCAGGGCAGTGTTGAGCTTTTTCTTTATAAATAATCGAATAAAATTTACAACCTAAACAAATTCCAAAAGCTGTTTCAAAAAATAAGAATATCAGACAAATTAGACAGCCTAGACCAGTTATTGGGCTGTATGCATTTACTACCACTAAATGAATGAATATTATGGATGCCAAAACTATACCTATTATCCAGGCGAATTTTTTTTGTTGAGCACCAACATATTCTGGAACTTGATTCCTAACAATCAATCGCCCAATTATTAAGGAAGGAGAAAATTTTGGATTAATAAAAACACGTATTACAATATCTGTAAGGAATATCGTTATTGCATACTTTATCATTAAAAAATCCCCTTTTAGAGCCGCTAACATTATTGAGGTAAACATAATTACAAATAATATTCCGGCTGCTGCTCTTATTTTCCGTTCATTTAAAACAGGTATGTTATATCCTTCAACTTCTTCTCCAAATTTTATAATTTTATTCATTCTACATTCCTTTTTTTTCTTATGTATGACGAATAGATATATGATTTAGTTACATTAAAGTGTTAAACTTTTTTAGTAGCATAAAACATAGTGCCGGTAAGCGGCACCCCAGAACAAGGATGCCGGATAACTGCAACTACTTTTTATTTATAAAAATGGTTTCTTAGAACTAACTACCTTAAAGAGCATCTTAACTTTGCAAACAACATTATATAATTGCACAAATGCCACACTGGAAAAAAGCTGTCCGTGTTGAGCGAGCGGCTTGTTAAAACACATTATGGTATGTGCATATTACTTTTTTTTGTAAATGGGATTAACATCGGCACTTCTTTTTGATACTTCAGATAAGCATCACCAAATTCTAAAACTAATTTATTCTCCTCAAGCAAGGTGCCAATGATGACATAGATTGTTAATATAGCGTTCACTATTATATCAATCTTTTTAAAGGTTTGACTCCATAAATAAATTATAAGACATAAATACATTGGATGTCTTATCACACCTAAAAGTCCATTCTTTTTTATTTCCTCAGAAGGATTTGCTTTTTTTAATTTTCCAATATTTAGTATTTGACGGATTCCGAAAAACGAAAGAGAATCATAGTTGAAGAAAAATGCCCAAAAGAATATTAGTAATGAACCATACATCAATATATACCGTATTATTGACCAAGGGGAGCTGTATGATATTATAATTTCATTATCATACTTTGAAGTATAATTGATTAGTAAAACAAGCAAGACTAAAGAAATCAACACATAAAAAAGTCTGTAAAAAGCATAAAAGTTCTTTAATAAGCGAGTAATAATATTTGTAAACTTTATGCTAATTAAAAAGCTATGCAGAGCGCAGTATCCAATCCACATTAAAGAGAGAATTAAATATTTCATCACTTGCCTCAATCTTTTATAGTATTATTTTCTTGTGTTCTAACGGCGTAGTTACTAAACCGCTACCCAGAACAGGAAACTTGTTTAGCACACAAATGCCGATAATGTTAAATTAATTTTTTAATAAACAATTTTGAACAAGACTGCCAAAACGGAGCAACTACCTTTAAAATTGCACAATAGCCGAGTGCGAAAACGCAGTTAGCTTGCACCGCTTATTAGACACGCCCTTTATATTACTTTTTTTACTTTTATTTTTTTTGTTAATAAACTCTGAAATTTTTCTACGGCGCGAAAATTCATAAACTTCCGGTTGTGATTGCACCTGCATGCTCGTAATTCACAACAATGACGCCATTCGATGTTACTTTGTTTTCCGTTACCTTGAACGCTGCTGGGATCGTGCCATCGGCAAACAACCGTTTTCCAACACCCAACGTTATTGGATATATCATCAGCCAGAACGCATCTACCAAATCATGCTTGATAAGCGTCTGAATGAGATTACCACTTCCCCAAACGTGCAAATCCGGTCCTTGCTGTTGCTTGATTTCGGCGACTTTTTCTGCAATATCTCCGTTTAAAAACACGGACGGCTGCCATTCGCTAAACGTCATGGTATTCGATGCGACGTACTTGGTCGCCGTGTTAACGCCCAACCAGGCGTCCGCATGTTGAGGCCAGAACGGTGTCCAAATTTCAAAGGTTTTACGCCCTAACAATAGGTCGAACGGCATGTTCATCTGCCTTCTCAGGACCGTTCCAAGAATCGCGTCGGAATATGGTGCTATCCACCCACCATACGCGAAGCCTCCGCTGGTATCTTCGTCTGGCCCGCCTGGGGCTTGTATGACACCATCAAGGGAAATATGTTCAAGCACAATAACTTTTCTAATGACTGAGTTCTCCTCAAATATATATTTTTATTCAATCTTTAAATATAAATTTATAGTTGCATAATAAAATGTACAAGGTGTAAGTACGACAAAATTAATCGCTAATTACGACAACATAGAATTTTCGTTTTATAAGTAATTCATTAATTGTATATTGGAAATAACTAAGTGCCTGACGGCGTTGGAACTAAACCGCTGCCGCACGGATTACGCTACCAATGTTACATTTTATTGTTTATGTTATTTAGTTACTTCCTACTTTCAAAAAAAACTACCAAGCTAAACTGCAAATGTTACGACCGGCTACAGCAATCGGTTTTGAATGCTGGTTAGCCCAAATGTTGAGCAGTGAGTACAAGATAATTACCTCGCTTGTCAGAACCTGATTTAAGCAATCCCGGTTTAAATCCTTGTGCTATGAGAGCAACCTTTAGTTCATCAGTTGAATAAGGTATAAATCCGCATTTATCTAATCCTGCTCCACTTACGTCTTTACCTGCTGTGTATCCAATTACCAACTCGCCACCAGACTTAATAACTCGAAACAACTCCGCAAAACATCTATCAAGATCGGACCAGAAGTAAATAGTATTCACAGTGCAAGCTTTATTAAAATTTGCATCAGGAAATGGTAATGACTCAACGGTTCCTTGCTTAATCTCTAGACGACCAGTCTTGATCAAATCTCGAAATCGTTCTCTGCTATTTGTTACCATCTCTTCAGAGAGTTCAAGACCAGCAACAAATCCATCCGACGCCTTCTGAACTATTTTCTCAAGCAAAGCTCCACCACCAAATCCTATCTCAAGTACACGATCTGTTCGCTGAACGGTCATTTGGTTAAGCACCATTGTATTATGAGAAGATGTTGTGCGATTTAGAAGACGTCCCATTACATATTTCCCAAGGAAACCTGAAGGATGAGCCAATTGCTTCGATAAAAATTGTTTGGCTAAGAATTGAGGTAACTTCATTACAAGCTCCTTCGTACGGGCTAACGATTTTGCAACTAAACCGCTGTACCGAACAACAATGCAGGTTGATTTAGTTAATAAAAAAAACTCTTTATAGGCTTATTGAACAGAACTACAAAAACAAGAACCTAAAATGAAAAAGCTATAACCGGAAATCTGAGAAAACCCGAACCGTATAAGCAGTCAATTTGAAACGCTGGTTATTTGGCAAATATAAATTAACCTCTTATTAATCTTTCTTGTAATAATTTTTGAATATCTCTTCGACCATCCAAAATACAATATATAAACACTTCTTCTTTTACTATTTGATAAATGATTCTGTAAGGTTTGTAATAGACTTCTAAAAAGTTTTCTAATTCCAATAATCTTAACTCTGGGGGAACATGACCTCTCTTTGGAATTTCTTGAAGAGCCAAACATTTTTGATATAGTTTATCAAATAATCTTTCTGCATTTTCTTCAGAATCATTTAAATAAACATATTTATAGATTTCAAACAAGTCGTTCTCACCATCGGAAACAAAATTAACTTTGAATTTCATTTCTACTTCTCTTAAACTCATTAATTTTTTTTCTGACATCTTTGAAAGTTTTATCAAGAGGTTTGTAATTTCTTTGTTTCAGATTCTTTCCGCTCAAAGCCAATATTTTCAAAAGAGCCAGTGCTTCTTGAGTTTGCTCAAATATTTTTACATCTTGAATTATAACCTTGGCTTCACCATTATGAGTAATCACCATAGTTCTTTGATTTTCAGCAATATCACGAATTACTTCAGATGCGTGAGTTTTCAAATAGCTGATTGATTTTATTGATTCACTAAACTTCATTTTCTATCTCAGTTTGTTTGACTAAAATATAGTCTTTATTTAAGTCTACTTCAATAGATAATATCTGATAAATTTATTGCCATATAACGACTTTGCAACTAAAGCGCCGCCCCCAAACAGGCATACCGCTTAAAAAGCAACTGCTAATAATTATTAAATATTTTATTAAACAGAACTACTTTACACA contains:
- a CDS encoding CotH kinase family protein, with product MKSFRLFFVLVLLNSVLLSQVDFKSSNLPIIIINTHGHSIKDEPKIIADMGVIDNGKGITNKLTDAYNVYNGKIGIEIRGHSSQMFPKKQYGIELIDSVGNSVNAGLLGMPSESDWVLNASFTDKTFLRNTLSYKLGNDIGRYSSRTAFCEVVINNKYMGLYILQEKVKRDKNRVNIKKLEAIDVNGEALTGGYIMKIDRIDPGDKYFNSIFPSIFPRTPGQPSPISYIYVYPNAQDILPVQQDYIKNYITQFETSLSKSTYNDPFLGYYDFIDVDALVDYFLINEFVKSVDAYRLSAYLYKNRDSEGGKLVFGPIWDYDLSFGLADYGDAWLSSGWEAETNPYEGIWSWPFWTKKIFDDPIIRNKLAKRWNELKQTVFNLTAMMDYIDKTVLYINQARTRNFVQWAIIGVYQWPEYFVGQSYEEEVLYLKAWIIHRFNWIDTNLSVNYSDVEWLPVDFSKIKLEPSVTKKLPISLFAANLKNISTVEFRSADSNINFKLVSDSVEITINKQGDYNFKVVAKYNNKIVSISPGYTISITTGVSSDFKSTVIFKLSQNYPNPFNPSTTINYLIPKTSFVTIKLYDVLGNEIATMVNEEKLPGNYKYEFNGDNISSGIYFYRIQAGNFTDTKKFILMK
- a CDS encoding SRPBCC domain-containing protein, whose product is MSDNNFSISFSVDQSPEEVFKAINNVCEWWSEAIEGDTDKLNAEFSYHFKDIHRCKMKIIEFIPNKKVVWYVLDNYFNFTQDKTEWKDTKISFEISKKGDKTEALFTHIGLVPQYECYKICSDGWSTYINSSLRNLITTGKGQPNIGEAITDSERHLVK
- a CDS encoding DUF4395 domain-containing protein, with protein sequence MNKIIKFGEEVEGYNIPVLNERKIRAAAGILFVIMFTSIMLAALKGDFLMIKYAITIFLTDIVIRVFINPKFSPSLIIGRLIVRNQVPEYVGAQQKKFAWIIGIVLASIIFIHLVVVNAYSPITGLGCLICLIFLFFETAFGICLGCKFYSIIYKEKAQHCPGKVCDVKSKQDIQKTSRVQILIVFGFIVYIFVAVFLFNDNFSKKPYDLFGIESSTQEK
- a CDS encoding NnrU family protein — protein: MKYLILSLMWIGYCALHSFLISIKFTNIITRLLKNFYAFYRLFYVLISLVLLVLLINYTSKYDNEIIISYSSPWSIIRYILMYGSLLIFFWAFFFNYDSLSFFGIRQILNIGKLKKANPSEEIKKNGLLGVIRHPMYLCLIIYLWSQTFKKIDIIVNAILTIYVIIGTLLEENKLVLEFGDAYLKYQKEVPMLIPFTKKSNMHIP
- a CDS encoding dihydrofolate reductase family protein, producing the protein MLEHISLDGVIQAPGGPDEDTSGGFAYGGWIAPYSDAILGTVLRRQMNMPFDLLLGRKTFEIWTPFWPQHADAWLGVNTATKYVASNTMTFSEWQPSVFLNGDIAEKVAEIKQQQGPDLHVWGSGNLIQTLIKHDLVDAFWLMIYPITLGVGKRLFADGTIPAAFKVTENKVTSNGVIVVNYEHAGAITTGSL
- a CDS encoding class I SAM-dependent methyltransferase, with the translated sequence MKLPQFLAKQFLSKQLAHPSGFLGKYVMGRLLNRTTSSHNTMVLNQMTVQRTDRVLEIGFGGGALLEKIVQKASDGFVAGLELSEEMVTNSRERFRDLIKTGRLEIKQGTVESLPFPDANFNKACTVNTIYFWSDLDRCFAELFRVIKSGGELVIGYTAGKDVSGAGLDKCGFIPYSTDELKVALIAQGFKPGLLKSGSDKRGNYLVLTAQHLG
- a CDS encoding type II toxin-antitoxin system RelE/ParE family toxin, with amino-acid sequence MKFKVNFVSDGENDLFEIYKYVYLNDSEENAERLFDKLYQKCLALQEIPKRGHVPPELRLLELENFLEVYYKPYRIIYQIVKEEVFIYCILDGRRDIQKLLQERLIRG
- a CDS encoding type II toxin-antitoxin system Phd/YefM family antitoxin, producing MKFSESIKSISYLKTHASEVIRDIAENQRTMVITHNGEAKVIIQDVKIFEQTQEALALLKILALSGKNLKQRNYKPLDKTFKDVRKKINEFKRSRNEIQS